Proteins encoded together in one Anopheles darlingi chromosome 3, idAnoDarlMG_H_01, whole genome shotgun sequence window:
- the LOC125956858 gene encoding palmitoleoyl-protein carboxylesterase NOTUM, producing MDAKIDLLVAASGVYWRVAILCVASTVPSVRCIPANMNHPHSRHHRANISIESNSIQRLDANGAVLNRQPTNGGNGGAGGGFGSSINNGGSHSPLLKRVFLSNRTVTCNDGSQAGFYLRKSPGSRRWVVFFEGGWHCYDLKSCRTRWHKQRHLMTSVQWPETRDVGGLLSAQPSENPYWYNANHVFVPYCSSDSWSGTKVHPDTRDGQRFMGSLIVRQVMSDLIPLGLGHSQGADLLMAGSSAGGLGVMLNLDKVRTFLQNERGLKVSVRGVSDSGWFLDREPYTPGAVAASEAVRQGWKMWDGALPQACVAEHPKEPWRCYFGHRLYNTLKSPLFVFQWLFDEAQIRADSVGAPVTPQQWNYIHDMGGALRESLNNVTAVFAPSCIGHSVLTKRDWMKIRIDDISLADALRCWEQSNVDERQSQWRSLNRSPQKLHRKHHNQQQKRRKAKQQQQQQQQQQPQGGQPEVTSGRPRPKLTKEERERRRQERRKRQKQQQQQQSSSQQTPPPPPLGAGGVTKVPKANRASNGTRPGHARRQQPHQPRRTTTKAPQAHQQPQSLLNEPPPPPHKLRNQNKKRLNGHRNRNRKARGNGGGGGGGGGGGGRNRAPQVLDIAEPKKCSLRLLERCSWPQCNHSCPTLTNPLTGEEMKFLELLASFGLDMEAVASAFGVDMQTLNNMDRAELVNLLTQQVT from the exons ATGGATGCGAAGATTGATTTATTGGTGGCGGCCAGTGGCGTCTACTGGCGC GTTGCAATACTCTGCGTGGCCAGCACGGTACCGAGTGTCCGGTGTATCCCGGCCAACATGAACCATCCCCACAGCCGGCACCATCGGGCAAACATTTCGATCGAAAGTAATTCGATCCAGCGGCTCGACGCCAACGGTGCCGTACTGAACCGACAGCCGACAAATGGAGGAAACGGAGGTGCTGGGGGTGGCTTTGGCAGCTCCATCAACAACGGTGGTTCCCATTCACCTCTGCTGAAGCGTGTCTTCCTCTCCAACCGAACCGTCACCTGTAACGATGGTTCCCAGGCCGGTTTCTACCTTCGCAAATCACCCGGATCCCGCCGATGGGTGGTGTTCTTCGAGGGTGGCTGGCACTGTTACGATCTCAAATCGTGCCGGACCCGTTGGCACAAGCAGCGCCACCTGATGACCTCGGTTCAGTGGCCAGAGACACGCGATG TTGGTGGATTACTATCGGCACAACCCTCGGAAAATCCTTACTGGTACAATGCTAACCATGTGTTTGTGCCATACTGTAGCAGCGATTCGTGGAGTGGCACCAAGGTACATCCGGACACTCGCGATGGTCAACGGTTTATGGGATCGCTGATCGTGCGACAGGTGATGTCGGATTTGATTCCACTCGGATTGGGGCACTCGCAAGGAGCGGATCTACTGATGGCTGGCTCATCGGCCGGTGGTCTTGGTGTGATGCTGAATCTGGATAAGGTTCGAACGTTTCTACAGAACGAGCGTG GTCTGAAAGTGAGCGTTCGTGGTGTGAGCGATTCCGGTTGGTTTCTGGATCGTGAACCATACACACCGGGAGCAGTGGCAGCATCGGAAGCCGTACGGCAAGGCTGGAAGATGTGGGACGGAGCGCTACCGCAGGCATGTGTAGCCGAACATCCGAAGGAACCGTGGCGCTGCTACTTTGGACATCGACTCTACAACACCCTCAAAT CGCCCTTGTTCGTGTTTCAGTGGTTATTCGATGAGGCCCAGATCCGTGCGGACAGTGTAGGGGCACCGGTGACACCGCAGCAGTGGAACTACATCCACGATATGGGTGGTGCGTTGCGTGAGTCGCTGAACAACGTTACGGCCGTCTTTGCACCGTCCTGTATCGGACACTCGGTGCTGACGAAGCGCGATTGGATGAAAATTCGGATCGATGACATTTCGCTGGCCGATGCACTCCGCTGCTGGGAGCAATCGAACGTGGACGAGCGTCAGTCCCAGTGGCGATCGTTGAACCGCAGCCCTCAAAAGCTTCACCGCAAACATCACAATCAACAACAGAAACGCCGGaaggccaagcagcagcagcagcagcagcaacagcagcaaccacaaggTGGACAGCCTGAGGTGACGTCAGGACGGCCACGGCCAAAGCTAACCAAAGAGGAGCGTGAACGAAGACGTCAGGAGCGCCGGAAGCgtcaaaagcaacagcagcagcagcagtcgagctcccagcaaacaccaccaccaccaccactgggaGCAGGTGGCGTAACGAAAGTTCCTAAAGCGAATCGGGCATCGAATGGTACGCGACCGGGTCATGCACGAAGACAGCAACCTCATCAACCGCGGCGTACCACCACTAAGGCTCCTCAGGCACATCAGCAACCACAATCGCTCCTCAAcgagccgccaccgccaccgcacaAGCTGCGTAATCAGAACAAGAAGCGTCTGAATGgtcaccggaatcggaatcgaaaggCGcgtggcaacggcggcggcggtggtggtggtggtggtggtggtggacgtaATCGTGCACCGCAGGTACTGGACATTGCGGAACCAAAGAAGTGCTCGCTGAGGTTACTGGAGCGATGCAGCTGGCCTCAGTGTAATCATTCCTGTCCGACGCTCACCAATCCGCTGACCGGCGAGGAGATGAAGTTCCTCGAGCTGCTCGCCTCGTTCGGGCTCGACATGGAGGCGGTCGCTTCCGCGTTCGGTGTGGACATGCAGACGCTCAACAACATGGACCGGGCCGAGCTGGTCAATCTGCTCACGCAGCAGGTGACGTAG
- the LOC125956884 gene encoding uncharacterized protein LOC125956884 has translation MRNAPVVLLFVASLSKLTIANSDELLRGKENCLRHDDFPSPNECCAKPAWINRYAVRRCVFVHAEVDSIRYQRGSCAAKCGLYKINMTMTERIERVRIFRPRLETRGVDASWTQVLMEALRTCKPRITQLQGRLVRTDEEMEQCEVAEDIFGDCVHAQMFIHCPRASWIPSASCNAMQELLSTGCPYKTLGEVVVLDDEGHVRDERPYVDDDYDRAYRGGRGGDRSPRLDDYDDNDRDDRYGTRQGSSDYPRRTETGHRSSADGYIV, from the exons ATGAGAAACGCTCCAGTTGTACTTTTGTTCGTCGCTAGCCTCAGCAAACTGACAATCGCGAACAGCGATGAGCTGTTGCGTGGAAAGGAAAACTGTCTCCGGCACGACGATTTCCCTAGCCCCAACGAGTGTTGTGCGAAACCCGCCTGGATCAATCGTTACGCCGTTCGCCGGTGCGTGTTTGTGCACGCGGAAGTCGACAGCATCCGTTATCAGCGGGGATCG TGTGCTGCAAAGTGTGGTCTGTACAAGATCAacatgacgatgacggagCGTATCGAGCGAGTGCGCATCTTTCGGCCACGTTTGGAGACACGTGGAGTGGATGCTTCGTGGACACAGGTTCTGATGGAGGCCCTGCGCACGTGTAAACCTCGCATCACCCAACTACAGGGCCGTCTGGTGCGTACCGATGAAGAGATGGAACAGTGTGAGGTGGCGGAAGATATCTTTGGCGATTGCGTCCACGCTCAGATGTTCATA CATTGTCCAAGAGCATCCTGGATACCATCGGCCTCTTGTAATGCCATGCAGGAGCTGTTGTCCACTGGATGCCCCTACAAGACGCTGGGCGAGGTCGTAGTACTAGACGATGAGGGTCATGTGCGCGATGAGCGACCatacgttgatgatgattacgatcGAGCATATCGAGGTGGTCGCGGTGGAGATCGTAGTCCACGGCTCGATGATTACGATGACAACGATCGTGATGATCGCTACGGAACCAGGCAAGGTTCATCCGATTACCCGAGACGAACGGAGACGGGGCACCGTAGTTCCGCGGACGGATACATCGTCTAG
- the LOC125956890 gene encoding uncharacterized protein LOC125956890 yields MQAKRYYFFVVFAVLLDCSIASTDPDCQNLTRRHREILECCEAGAIIPLKDIADCPAAVGVDDPFEKMTCYTKCNFEALGLLNGEEINEEKLFEYVDRLDDPWKEEAIDAVSDCLEKLAVLSEKMSKSKSSATMHCHHAARAISACLIRKTIDWCPYVEWRDSSFCYKVRNGHCFKFRDRSANDHGLVLHKGPTK; encoded by the exons ATGCAGGCCAAGAGATACTatttctttgttgtttttgctgtccTTCTTGACTGTTCGATT GCTTCGACCGATCCTGATTGCCAGAACCTCACTCGAAGG CACAGAGAAATTCTCGAATGTTGCGAGGCTGGCGCCATTATTCCGTTGAAAGATATTGCCGATTGTCCGGCGGCTGTTGGTGTGGACGACCCATTCGAGAAGATGACG TGTTATACAAAATGCAATTTCGAAGCACTCGGGCTTCTGAACGGTGAGGAAATTAACGAGGAGAAATTGTTCGAGTACGTAGATCGGCTTGATGATCCATGGAAGGAAGAGGCTATCGATGCAGTGTCGGATTGTTTGGAGAAACTTGCGGTGCTTAGCGAAAAAATGTCTAAAAGCAAAAGCTCCGCTACAATGCATTGTCATCATGCAGCGAGAGCCATATCTGCATGTCTGATAAGGAAAACGATTGATTGGTGCCCCTATGTCGAATGGCGAGATT CTAGTTTCTGTTACAAGGTAAGGAATGGCCACTGCTTCAAGTTCCGTGACCGAAGTGCCAATGACCACGGATTGGTACTGCATAAAGGGCcaacgaaataa